Part of the Mya arenaria isolate MELC-2E11 chromosome 8, ASM2691426v1 genome, GAAAATATAGTACAtgaaataattgtctttaaaataccattattttgaaagtgtttttgaaatatctttTCTGCCTGTAACAATTTAAAGAATGTTCCTTTAAAGGAACTAGCTCATGTTCTTGTAAAGtgcacttttttgtattataagtaaagtgtggcaaatcattaggagtgttaaaactaattTACCAAatgctggaacccttcagcaaatgttgatgtttgctcaaatattgtctttgaaggcCGCAATTTTCATTAGCATTAACAACGCTTAGTGTCACTTAATAACGACTTTGTTCTTGTGTGAATGGTTGATTGAGATTATCAtataatgttatcaatgtattgttaaaaggtcaaataTCCATCACTTTTGTATAAGACATGGTTGCCGAGTGGTTAAGCTgtcgtttttctattttttcttgtctTTACTGGCATGGGTttgcaccccactaaaaccaaaatacttttttgtactataattgtattttttttcctgCAATTTGATATCATGGAGTGAAGTAATGATTAGATACaagtaagtgttttcagatgcattaccaggaaaacaattgtttgtccAAAATCattgagcaagtccctttaaagcatTTAGTGGTCACACCGTAAGATGAAGAAATGAGGCTTTCTAAAGGACAGATACAAACCTATCTGTCAGTTAAAGTGATGGCCCACATACATTAGACTGTTTACCTGTTGCCTGTTAGTAATATGGTAAACATGTACGTCTTAAGTTCAGACTATTTTCTTTTGTATATTTGAATGACAGATTTATACATGCTTTTAATAGTGCTGCTATATAGCATTGATTAATTTGAGAAAGTAATGAATGCATAATAGTGAGTAAAACTGTGGACTTGGGAGTCATTTAAAGAAGCACTCAGGATTCAATAGGAttacaaaatagaaaataaaggTTCTGTATACAAGGAGGGGGGTTCGTTACATAATGGATTCCAAGCATAGAGGGTGTTACTGAGGGGGATACATATATGTAATGGATTCCAAGCATAGAGAGTATTACTGATGGCAATACATATACGTAATGGATTCCAAGCATAGAGGGTCTTACTGATggcaatacatatatgtaatggATTCCAAGCATAGAGAGTGTTACTGATggcaatacatatatgtaatggATTTCAAGAGAAGAGGGTGTTACTGATggcaatacatatatgtaatggATTCCAAGCATAGAGGGTGTTACTGATggcaatacatatatgtaatggATTCCAAGCATAGAGAGTGTTACTGATGGCAATACATATACGTAATGGATTCCAAGCATAGAGAGTGTTACTGATggcaatacatatatgtaatggATTCCAAGAGAAGAGGGTGTTACCGATggcaatacatatatgtaatggATTCCAAGCATAGAGAGTGTTACTGATGGCAATACATATACGTAATGGATTCCAAGCATAGAGAGTGTTACTGATGgcaaaacatatatgtaatgGATTCCAAGAGAAGAGGGTGTTACCGATggcaatacatatatgtaatggATTCCAAGCATAGAGAGTGTTACTGATGGCAATACATTTATGTAATGGATTCCAAGAGTAGAGGGTGTTACTGATGgcaaaacatatatgtaatgGATTTCAAGAGAAGAGGGTGTTACTGatggcaatatatatatgtaatggaTTCCAAGCATAGAGAGTGTTACTGATggcaatacatatatgtaatggATTCCAAGAGTAGAGGGTGTTACTGATggcaatacatatatgtaatggATTTCAAGAGAAGAGGGTGTTACTGAGGGGGATACATATATGTAATGAATTTCAAGAGAAGAGGGTGTTACTGATggcaatacatatatgtaatggATTTCAAGAGAAGAGGGTGTTACTGATggcaatacatatatgtaatggATTCCAAGCATAGAGAGTGTTACTGATggcaatacatatatgtaatggATTTCAAGAGTAAAGGGTGTTACTGAGGGGGATACATATATGTAATGGATTTCAAGAGAAGAGGGTGTTACTGAtagcaatacatatatgtaatggATTCCAAGCATAGAGAGTGTTACTGATggcaatacatatatgtaatggAGTTCAAGAGTAGAGGATGTTACTGAGGGGGATACATATACGTAATGAATTTCAAGAGTAGAGGGGGTTACTGAGGGGGACACATATACATAATGGATTCAAGAGTGGAGGGGGTTACTGAGGGGGATACATATATGTAATGGATTTCAAGTGTTACTGAGGGGGATACATATATGTAATGAATTTTAAGAGTAGAGGGTGTTACTGAGGGGGTTACATATATGAAATGGATTTCAAGAGTAGTGGATGCTACTGAGGGGGATACATATATGTAATGGATTTCAAAAGTTGAGGGTTTAACCGAGGGGCTGGGAGGGGAGGGGGGTGTACACCAAAATAATGGATTTCGAAATAATAGTGTGTTTCTGTAATTAGGTGATCACAACAATGTTTCTTTGGctccaaaatatttatatttttacatgtgaCAAAAACAAGGATAATAGTTTGTTTTCATGAACTTCACCTTCATGGATAACATTTtgagtttattatttacttacacATTCATGCAATAATGTCAGATAACGATTTATATGGTTACAGTGTATATCCAGGGTATCAGAAAAAACAGACAATTTCCCattctggaccgattttgaccttTTATCTAATTGTTTTCCATAATTTAAGCAGTAGTACAACCACCTGCTGACAACAATGTGCTGCTTACAGAATCCTCAGGAACAGCttgatatataaatcaatataaaatgtcaACTACTGCCCCTGTACAGATAAATGTTGTTGGAAAATGACTTATTGCACTGATATTGAGTGCACATAGTTAAAAATACCAGTCTGCCTGTTGAACATAATAATTACTGATTTCACTGGCATTTTAGTGTTCACAGAAATGGAATAGTATTTATGATtgtatgaaatgaatatattggTTATTCTTATTGTACTGTTCCTACGTGATAGTAAAATCTGTTGCTACAAGTCACTGCTATTATTGTTTCATACAGtggatgtttatttatttagatcCGTATCTGTGTTTAAGGGCGCAGTCTTTTATCAatcaatatatctttttttatcaatacataatatcttttcatttattttcaggaATGAAATATGAGCGAGAGTACGGAAATTATCCATTTTCGTTCAGTTTTTTGAACCAGCAAGAAAACCGTTTAATGTTGTCACGGAATAGGACAAGGGTGACGGTACCCCCGGCCGGTGAGCGGGGGTCAGGGAATGTGGCCAGGAAGTGTCTGTCTGAGGTAGAGAGGCAGTGTAGTGACGGCTCATGTATCTCCCGTATTGAGTTGTGTCGTAAGTTTATACTTCAATCTTAACTGTTTTGCATTACAGGGATATAACATAATCACTTGATATAAACACATAGATGGATTTTTGATATACATACATCACACAGTGGTTTAAATGATGCTGTACAGTGTTGGAAGTTACACTGAACAGTGTGTGCAGTAACACTGTACAGTGTTGGAAGTTTAATAAACTGTTGAAAGAAACACTTTAATATCAAGCTCaacaacaattaattatttttggcttgttttaaatttagaatttcaATCACTTATGTTATTATTTCCAAAGTCAAGTTTTTAGGTAAGAACTTGAGCATTTCATCTTTTTATATGTCCAATTATGATGGCTGACTTAAATCATGCAAACTGtaaaaattattacataatttaagattttaagaTCTGTCACATTATTTTAACCATCTTAATGTGATCTGCAGGACAGTAGTGATTACTTTACTGCAAAGGGTATAAATGCTGTGTGTAGTTTTTCCCAGAGTGTGTGTCTTTTACAGCTGAAGAGCAGCTGATGAACCAGAACACAATCTTGATCATGATCATTGTGGGACTTGCAATTGTTATCTTCCTCGTCATCCTCTATTGCTTCCAGCAGCGACAAAGTCGTGCCAACAGGCAGTATGGTATGTAATGGTTGTGTGTAAATGTACTTATtcgatataaaataaatgttatgatgAAGTGTGTATTTTGCTTAacttttgtattaaaaacaGCACAAATTACCTTGAAATGATAATGAATGGCTTTAGAAGCAATTTCGGAAGGGGTCTGAGCCCCTTAACCTTGCTTGGTGCCTAAATCACACATACATCCCTCATACTCAAgctttggatatttatttatccctgttattattaaaaaaataacacatattggGTGTTACCAAGAGACAGTTGGGAGGGATCCCTTTTTCTCCTCACAATTCTTCCTTTTATTGTATGAGTCTGATAGCTGTTTAACTACTAACATACATTTTGTTCTCTTTTAGTTGAATGGATGCATAGACTTGATTGATTTTACTCCCATGTTTGAGGATATGTTTCCTTGCTTTCAAAGTCTTTCTTCATTCCAgttttaagggggggggggggaatgttTCCTATCATGGGATAATctttgtcttttaaaaaaacaaatgtgaagTGTTTATGTCACATCCTTGTTGCTGTTGCCATCGTTGGTAGTTGGTATTGTTGttttcatgcatattttaaGTCCTAGTGAACTTTGTAACCCTTTGAGGTCTTTGAATCTTACCAGTGACACATAGCAAGCCCCATAATTAATTATAACTGTTGTGATTCTTGTTGAAGTGGTGGGGAAACAAGCAACAGGCACACTACGATTCTCTAGTTATCATAGCAACATGTTTACTTGTAAATGAAATcataaaattaagataattataaaaaccTTGATACAGTTATGCTTTAAGCAAATTCTCTGGCATTCACAGTGTAGAATTCTTGGAGTAGACAAGTTAAATAGGTATAGTATTATATTGCCTGCATAAACATACTACAGAGGCCAAAATAAACAGATTTTAATGCATTCCTAGATAGAAGGAGCTCAGTTAATAATTCTGAAGTAATTCTTGTAGGACTTTATTACTAGATAATGTATacttttttgattttttcattttacatttgaaaaattcAGATTTTCGTAGAGATATGGAGGATATTATCGGTACTGGTaaaattgaacatgtttgtGTGTATTATCAATACttgtaaacattgaacatataagaaaaaaattatcAATACTAGTAAGCATTGAACAtgttagaaaatattttctccctcctcagataagtagatcaaataatttaaccatgctagaaattctgatcttgcccacgggcggaGATAAAATGcctgtatggaactcctttttaatggtcaccacattgtaataaCCTCCCTTGCTGAAGACTGTTGTCTgaagcatcatggaaaccttgtcttgtggcaatatttagaacgctaatcaattatttcttgcttcaaatgtcaccataaaacagatttcacgcacctttcaagaaataatgcttcactctccttagaactatttaaagaccaatatgactattaacataatctgaatcacttcgcgaatatccatgaaaactacgaattatcgcatatccatacgcaattattttcacttagtacaaaagagttccagcaaaaaatacatttttacttaattttgtttaactgaggtgggagaaaaagcatctaccatagccgctcgtgtaagattataagtatctatcatgtgtttccggaaCAGATAGagaaatccgacccgagggcacgtgcgtaagccggtaacgaaggcttttatcaatttgtggaaaaaatgacgttgaaaacgaacttttgtacaattacaccaaaaagcgtgtgcgacgttgtttaccgacgtcatagagcgcagtaattttgaataactaaaaataacgttttttaacgattattcatgttcaattttgattaaaagtcttgcaaacatatgtatttgattgcgctttattgaaatggcataatatattgttcataaatcatacaataaatgaaataagaagtggcgcattgttgcgcgtgactcatcttacatggggtatgtaagatggggttttccagcacttGTCACATGACTGGAAACACAcatccggtatgcaagaaaggttcatcctgaccctcgcgcagggtgttttgtggaaacttggtaaaccttgtttccaCAAAACTCCCTACGCttgggtcggaatgaacctatcttacactcacagccatggaagatactaatAATCAATACTTGTAAACATTGAACATGTATTGTAGAGATGGAGGGTGAGCATTCGGACGAGTGTGACCATGAGTCTCTGAACGCCCCACCCCCTACATATGACGAGGTTGTTCACACCAACATGTACCCGGAGACCCCCCAGACAAGAAGGGTAAGAATCATGTTCAAGTGTAGGACAATATTAAGACACCACCACCCGCCTATCAAAGGAACTAATTCTGTAAATGTGGGGGTCAAATGCATGCTTATGTGTATTTTCATAGCAAAACAACGTCTGTTATTTACAGTATAGTTGGACTTAAACtgttatgaatttattattaataacacatTTACATAACAAAGACAATTTTCTCCCACAGACATTGAAAGAGCAtatcaatgttatattgttatattgtcacATCGTTCCTTGAATCTAATgaattttttgtattattattttcaaaaacatcacCTTCAACAGACACATACAAAATGAAAGCATGTAAACGCTTACTAAAACTGTATAAAAGGCGTCAGATAGCCTCTATTAAAGCACTTTAAATAGtcttatttagaaataaaaatttaaaactataaaaatgacttaaaaaagGTTTGAACTAAGGAACCTTGTATTAAGAATCTGAAAGTCTTCCAAAAGGCCATTGGATACTTGAGTAAATAGGGACAGTATCATTGtgctttatataaatgtatttcacCTATTTTAAGCGAATTCATGAAATTGATTGATCCCTTTTCAATTAAAAGGACTTGGTACATTCTTCAGTTATCTGCCAACAGTCTTTCAAcactttcagcactttgattctGTCTAAGCAAAATTTGGTTGAGGAATTTGTCCAGGGTGATTTTGTACCAAGGCGGATTTTGTCTGTAATGCAGGTGTGGGCCACAGTGCATGTGTGCTTGGTATTATAATGCTCAAAAACTTCTAAGAGAACATTAtccatataatataatttttatcatGCTTGTGACACTACTGTGTTCAGGAACTGGGACTTGGGCTACGTTCCATTCACTGTAATACAAATAGTGTACATAACGCGGCAGACACTCGTGATATGATGATATTCCATATCTCCCTCAGTGTTAGACAGGCATTTTGCTCATCTATGGACTTGAcagtatcaatatttttgtgtgaaatcAGGCGTCAGTGACTTGGCTTAAATTGAACGCTCTATCTTcctttataaaacacacatattaaTCTATTTAAATTAATGATGCACTTTTACCAAGGAGTCAAtaagaaatgctattttgtctttaaaattcTGAAATTATTGCCAACTTGAACTGAACATACCGGTAAGTCGAGGGTTACTAATCAATATTGGCCTGATTTCAATGGCTAGATACTCATGCAAGAAGATTTTTTAGTAAGAACttcttttcaaaatgaattgtcaatttgaaacattatttgatCCTTGTATCTTTAAGTCAGCAAAACCATGTTAACTTTATGTGTTTGTCCATTGCAGTTAAGGGAGTTGTCCGAGGAGCCGTCGAGCCCGATGACACCTCCCCCAAATTACGACACGGCCCTCATCATCCTGGCGCAGAGTGAAGAGTCCATCCTGTGTAAGCCACACAGTCGCCAGAGCTCGGTGATACGCCGATGCATTTCTGTGGACGAGATACAGACTCGCCAGCCACAGACACCTGTGAGCTCTAGCCCAGATGTTGAACACAAAGATGGCAGACACAAATCTAGAAGGATATTTAGATTCAGTAAACACTTTAGTAGAAGACTTAGCCAATCCAATGGTTTTAAATCTAGTACCAGTAATATAAATTCATCACAGTGCCAGTCATTTTTAATAACACCTCCGCCTTACCCACT contains:
- the LOC128244728 gene encoding uncharacterized protein LOC128244728; this translates as MKYEREYGNYPFSFSFLNQQENRLMLSRNRTRVTVPPAGERGSGNVARKCLSEVERQCSDGSCISRIELCPEEQLMNQNTILIMIIVGLAIVIFLVILYCFQQRQSRANRQYEMEGEHSDECDHESLNAPPPTYDEVVHTNMYPETPQTRRLRELSEEPSSPMTPPPNYDTALIILAQSEESILCKPHSRQSSVIRRCISVDEIQTRQPQTPVSSSPDVEHKDGRHKSRRIFRFSKHFSRRLSQSNGFKSSTSNINSSQCQSFLITPPPYPLTPPLYPFTPPPPLTPLVVESQESQSSAQTANSLVTDIQATQPLVHIDSKSTEPRLEVTQAVSDLHHEQETCGVASKSNTVTMSTDTGSSSRTPLLKQSNVLKVLSSNECLNTPVQDVL